The following coding sequences are from one Chelonoidis abingdonii isolate Lonesome George chromosome 4, CheloAbing_2.0, whole genome shotgun sequence window:
- the LRRC10B gene encoding leucine-rich repeat-containing protein 10B, with protein sequence MRMGSAGSSGKEEQLPLGAEEQLSGGDQTLELTGRHLKRLPGPVCALGSLQKLYISGTGLRELPEEIEGLRELRILALDFNKLEEVPEALCRLPRLTRLYLGSNRLFGLPAEFAQLQTLRCLWIENNYLYHFPRALLQMPALQSLQMGDNRLRALPGSLPRMTGLRGLWLYGNRFEEFPQPLLRMSQLHILDLDCNKIFDFPDLAHLKGLRLFSYDHNPVKAPPCVADTVTLVGDGAQELMEAREERLQGLREQEEQEENGSEAMQGTLRNDSSLLEDAEGSFSALECSPEET encoded by the coding sequence ATGAGAATGGGCAGCGCAGGGTCCTCAGGCAAGGAGGAACAGCTGCCATTGGGTGCGGAGGAGCAGCTGAGTGGTGGGGATCAGACACTGGAGCTGACCGGGCGGCACCTGAAGCGGCTGCCAGGCCCAGTGTGTGCCCTGGGCAGCCTGCAGAAGCTCTACATCAGTGGCACGGGGTTgcgggagctgcctgaggagaTCGAGGGATTGCGGGAGTTGCGCATCCTGGCACTGGACTTCAACAAGCTAGAGGAGGTGCCTGAGGCACTATGCCGCCTGCCCCGTCTCACCCGCCTCTACCTGGGTAGCAACCGCCTCTTTGGCCTCCCTGCAGAATTTGCCCAGCTCCAGACTTTGCGCTGCTTGTGGATTGAGAACAACTACCTGTACCATTTCCCTCGGGCCTTGCTCCAGATGCCTGCACTGCAGTCCTTGCAGATGGGTGACAATCGACTCCGAGCGCTGCCGGGCAGCCTGCCACGTATGACTGGCCTCCGGGGACTCTGGCTGTATGGGAATCGCTTTGAGGAGttcccacagcccctgctccgTATGTCACAGCTCCATATCCTTGACCTGGACTGCAACAAGATCTTCGACTTCCCAGACCTGGCCCACCTGAAAGGGTTACGGCTCTTTTCCTATGACCATAATCCAGTTAAAGCACCACCCTGTGTGGCTGACACTGTCACCCTTGTGGGTGATGGGGCCCAGGAgctgatggaggccagggaggaaCGTCTCCAGGGCCTGcgggagcaggaggagcaggaggagaatgGCTCAGAAGCCATGCAGGGCACCCTGAGGAATGACTCCTCTCTGCTAGAGGATGCTGAAGGCAGTTTCTCTGCCCTGGAATGCTCCCCAGAAGAAACATGA